The proteins below come from a single Chrysoperla carnea chromosome 1, inChrCarn1.1, whole genome shotgun sequence genomic window:
- the LOC123290948 gene encoding signal transducer and activator of transcription 5B → MAMWAEIQNLNSDIQVQIRGIYSEHFPIEVRHFLAAWLEDQMWAEVNPDNPQYDQYVAALITQFCAEIDMKVASMNNSAESYLAKMKLSDAVAMFRQKYSNNPGQLFNYIRQCLAHELKIVQAAGIKSHPNINIGAILGAIPRADDVELIQQLNVLKQRTSESSDDLKRIDEETEAFALLYHECTKIGAMLEHISNSTKTQQIISQEQTMQILNKERTMQSQKEKIEASLHQKMSHLVQMCIALGEKLKENVQILNTLQIRVLDHELIRWKRDQQLAGNGAPFNNNLDNIQEWCESLAELIWLNRQQIKEAVRLKSKLQINIPIDVLPELSQQITQLLSTLVTSTFIIEKQPPQVMKTNTRFTSTVRLLVGGKLNVCMSSPEVTVKIISESQAIQLLKSEKLGTKQGSEMASGEILNNTGTMEYQQTTKQLSVSFRNMQLKKIKRAEKKGTESVMDEKFSLLFQSTFTVGGGELVFQVWTLSLPVVVIVHGNQEPHAWATVTWDNAFAEPGRVPFQVPDKVPWGNVAEALSMKFRAATGKPLTPENLRFLGEKAFRNQMVDNNTLLSWAQFCKEPLTERNFTFWEWFYAVMKLTREHLRGPWTDGLIHGFVRKKQAEEMLASCQNGTFLLRFSDSELGGVTIAWVSDKSEVFMIQPFTSKDFGIRSLADRIFDLQQLMYLYPDICKDHAFGKYYTPYTDNPPANNGYVKPLLVTHVPSWVGGAGYSNPNTPQHTFAQSPDPSRDTPSVASSYMGVQSMPIGGANSAMLTEQPDYFEQIDFKDALDDFCITGNMYTTK, encoded by the exons ATGGCTATGTGGgcagaaatacaaaatttgaatagtGATATTCAAGTGCAAATTCGAGGCATTTATTCAGAACATTTTCCAATTGAAGTTCGACACTTTTTAGCAGCATGGCTTGAGGATCAAATGTg GGCTGAGGTCAATCCAGATAATCCTCAATACGATCAATATGTGGCTGCATTAATCACTCAATTCTGCGCGGAAATTGATATGAAAGTTGCTTCAATGAATAATTCGGCAGAATCGTATTTAGCCAAAATGAAATTGTCTGATGCTGTTGCTATGTTTCGACAGAAATACAg TAATAATCCCGggcaattatttaattatattcgacaatgcTTGGctcatgaattaaaaattgtccAAGCAGCTGGTATAAAAAGTCatccaaatataaatattggtGCAATACTAGGTGCAATACCCCGTGCAGATGATGTTGAATTGATACAACAATTGAATGTACTTAAACAACGAACAAGT GAATCAAGTGACGATTTAAAACGAATTGATGAAGAAACAGAAGCTTTTGCGCTCTTATATCATGAATGCACAAAAATTGGAG cCATGTTGGAACATATTTCAAACAGCACAAAGACTCAACAGATAATCAGTCAAGAACAAACAATGCAGATTTTGAACAAAGAACGAACAATGCAaagtcaaaaagaaaaaattgaagcaAGTTTGCATCAGAAg atgtCACATTTAGTACAGATGTGTATTGCGTTgggtgaaaaattaaaagaaaatgtgcAAATATTAAACACATTACAAATTCGTGTATTAGATCACGAATTAATACGCTGGAAACGTGATCAGCAATTAGCTGGAAATGGTGcaccttttaataataatttagataatattCAAGAATGGTGTGAAAGTTTGGCAGAATTAATTTGGTTGAATCGTCAACAAATTAAAGAAGCAGTTCgtttaaaatcaaaactacAAATCAATATCCCAATTGATGTGCTACCAGAGTTAAGCCAACAGATAACACAAttattaagcacattagtgacaTCTACATTCATTATTGAGAAACAGCCACCACAGgtaatgaaaacaaatacaCGATTTACATCGACTGTACGATTATTGGTTGGTGGAAAACTTAATGTATGTATGTCATCACCAGAAGTCACCGTTAAAATTATATCAGAGTCACAAGCAATTCAATtgctaaaaagtgaaaaattaggCACTAAACAAGGTAGTGAAATGGCAAGcggtgaaattttaaataatactggTACTATGGAATATCAACAGACAACTAAACAATTATCGGTATCTTTCCGAAATATgcagttgaaaaaaattaaacgagCTGAGAAAAAAGGAACAGAAAGTGTCAtggatgaaaaattttcattactgttTCAATCGACATTCACTGTTGGTGGCGGTGAACTGGTGTTCCAAGTCTGGACCTTATCTCTTCCAGTTGTTGTAATTGTACATGGAAATCAAGAGCCTCATGCATGGGCTACTGTCACTTGGGATAATGCATTTGCTGAACCTGGCCGAGTACCATTCCAAGTTCCCGATAAAGTACCGTGGGGCAATGTGGCTGAAGCTTTATCTATGAAATTCCGTGCGGCTACTGGTAAACCATTAACTCCGGAGAATTTACGATTCTTAGGAGAAAAAGCGTTCCGTAATCAAATGGTTGATAACAATACACTGTTAAGTTGGGCGCAATTTTGTAAGGAGCCGTTAACAGAACGTAATTTTACCTTTTGGGAATGGTTTTATGCTGTAATGAAATTAACGAGAGAACATTTACGGGGACCTTGGACCGACGG TCTCATTCATGGTTTTGTTCGTAAAAAACAAGCAGAAGAAATGCTTGCCTCTTGTCAAAATGGTACATTTTTATTGAGATTTTCAGACAGTGAACTGGGTGGTGTTACAATTGCATGGGTATCTG ATAAGAGTGAAGTATTTATGATTCAACCATTTACATCGAAAGATTTTGGTATACGTTCGTTAGCTGATCGGATATTTGATCTACAAcaattaatgtatttatatcCAGATATTTGTAAGGATCATGCTTTTGGAAAATACTACACACCATATACAG ataATCCACCTGCAAATAATGGATATGTGAAACCTCTTTTAGTAACTCACGTTCCATCTTGGGTCGGCGGAGCTGGTTATAGTAATCCAAATACTCCACAACACACATTTGCACAATCACCAGATCCATCCAGGGATACACCATCGGTTGCAAGCAG